In one window of Synchiropus splendidus isolate RoL2022-P1 chromosome 15, RoL_Sspl_1.0, whole genome shotgun sequence DNA:
- the tnfaip8l2b gene encoding tumor necrosis factor, alpha-induced protein 8-like protein 2 B: MEGFSSKDLAMKAQKKILSSMASKSSVQMFIDDTTSEILDELYRVSREHCQNKAEAQKVIKDLVKIAVKIGVLFRNNCFNRDELCVAQDFKKKLHQGAMTAISFYEVDFTFDQSVMSELLSCCRDLLLKLVQAHLKPKSHGRINHVFNHYSDPELLSRLYEPSGPLRPNLTRICSGLNKLLEDGTI, translated from the exons ATGGAAGGCTTCAGCTCCAAGGACTTGGCCATGAAGGCCCAGAAAAAGATCCTTAGCTCCATGGCCAGCAAAAGCTCAGTTCAGATGTTCATCGACGACACTACCAGCGAGATCCTCGATGAGCTCTATCGGGTGTCCAGGGAGCATTGCCAGAACAAGGCTGAGGCTCAGAAGGTGATCAAAGACCTGGTTAAGATTGCAGTAAAGATCGGCGTTCTGTTCCGGAACAATTGCTTTAACAGAGACGAGCTATGTGTGGCCCAGGACTTCAAGAAGAAGCTGCATCAGGGTGCCATGACTGCCATTAGCTTCTATGAG GTGGACTTCACCTTTGATCAGAGTGTGATGTCTGAACTTCTGTCGTGTTGCCGGGATCTTCTGCTCAAGTTAGTCCAGGCTCACCTGAAACCTAAGTCTCATGGTCGGATCAATCATGTATTTAATCATTACTCCGACCCTGAGCTCCTGAGCAGACTGTATGAGCCTTCTGGACCCCTGAGACCAAACTTGACCAGGATTTGCAGTGGACTCAACAAGCTTCTGGAAGATGGGACGATATGA